GAAATTGGGCTTTTAAACAAAGCGGTTCCGCACGCTTTATTTAAGAGATTTGCGCAATCTTGCTGGTCCGAATTATGCGAAATTTACGGAGTTCCGCCGCGTGTTTATAAAACGGATGCACAGGATCCTGCAGCGGTTGCACGTGGTAAAAAAATGATGCAGGACATGGGATCAGCTGCATGGTTTATTATTGATACAACAGAAGAGTTTGAGTGGGCCAAAGGAGTTTCGACAAATGGTGACGTTTATTCAAACCTGTTAAGATTCTGCGACAATCAAAATACGCTTTTGATTTCCGGGGCAATTATCGGTCAAGATACCGAACACGGATCCTACAATAAAGATGCTTCCGGGCAAAAACTTTTATCAAAATTAGTTTTAGCCGATATGGCTTTAGTAGAAATGTACATGAATACTAAGGTTATGCCGGCCCTGGCTCGAATTGGTATTGTTCCGGCTGATTTTATATTCCAGTGGGAGATATCAGAAGATCTACAGACTTTATGGGATCGAACTATTCAGGCTTTACAACATTATGAAATAGATCCCGAATGGGTTAAGGAAAAATTTGGTATTGCGATCACCGGTGTAAGACAAAACAATTTACCAGGAAACGCAAATCTGAATATTGCAGAAAGTTTTTTCGTTTAAGGGCTGAAGGTACACGGCCTGTCAGCCCGAAAATGTATTTTAACGGTCTTCATTTGCGCCTGAACACGCTATATGAGTGTAATTGTGACAAGTGTAAGGCTACTAAAATTAATTTAGCTTCGGAAAACGACGATCCAAAATTTAAAAGCGTTTTAAATGCAGCTGAAAACGCTTTTAAACACTTGCACCAAAAAGGAAGCTACAGCCCGGACGATATCAAAGAAAAGCCGTATCAAGATCTGATAAACCAAACCTACAAGGTTTTAAATTCAGCAATCACAGACAACGATATTCCGCCTGAAATGCTCCAAAAGATGCAGGAAGATACTTTCATCTTTTCAGGTTTAAAAACTCATGCTCAACTTTTGGAAGCATCATCCATGCTTTTGGATGATGAAGGAAAGATCAAAAGTTTTAATGCTTTTGCGAATGATTTTAACAAAATCAATAAAGATTACAATCAAAACTATTTAGAATCTGAACACCAGTTCGCGATAAGTAGTTCACAAAGCGCCGCCAATTGGGCTGCACTGGATCCCGATGGACGTTATTATTTACAGTATCGTACTGCGAATGATGATAGAGTAAGGGAACAGCATCGGGTTTTACAAGATACGACGTTACCGAAGGAAGATTCTTTTTGGCTGTCATATTATCCGCCGAACGGTTGGCGCTGTAGATGTCATGTTGTTGAAGTTTTAAAAGCTAAATATCCGCTGTCTGATTCAAAAAAAGCCATCGAAAACGGAGAAAGGGCCACAACACAGATCGGAAAGGACGGAAAGAACCGGCTTGCAATCTTTAGATTTAATCCAGGAGCGGAACAAAAGGTTTTCCCGCCGAAGCATCCGTACAATAAAGTGAAGGGAGCGGACCAGGTTAAAA
This Chryseobacterium sp. G0162 DNA region includes the following protein-coding sequences:
- a CDS encoding DUF935 family protein; this encodes MSNRYRKNNLSAKTGGKPYKPYQQKNNHNLAAKTGSGGKSSGNKLYPQLVEKTITQTRQDIAKWKTALNATKNADNPSVWSLYNLYDYILDDAVLTSQIENRIQDTLGSTFNLRKKGGEIDTELTQTFQNSELFNEIITQILNSRFYGSSLIELDWKQEGLNEPVLKAELLPRQNIISRTGTFLPDYNEDKGVKYRELPEFGTWLLEFGKAGEIGLLNKAVPHALFKRFAQSCWSELCEIYGVPPRVYKTDAQDPAAVARGKKMMQDMGSAAWFIIDTTEEFEWAKGVSTNGDVYSNLLRFCDNQNTLLISGAIIGQDTEHGSYNKDASGQKLLSKLVLADMALVEMYMNTKVMPALARIGIVPADFIFQWEISEDLQTLWDRTIQALQHYEIDPEWVKEKFGIAITGVRQNNLPGNANLNIAESFFV